The genomic region ACTCAGACATGAGAGCGGTTAGACTCTTTCGAACCATGTTTATTTCAAATAAAGATATAAACACTGAAAAAGAAATACAGCAAGATCTAATGTATTTCTTTTTCAGTGTTTATATCTGTATTCATCTGGTTAGACTCTTTCGAACCATGTTTGCCAATAAATAGCTCGCTGTaattgttttttcattttttgtttttttcttctgaaatCTCAGTGATTCACAGTGTTATCACTTATCACGTCGAGTCATGGGCTTCATGTACGACATATCTTACCAAACACAAGTGGTAGGGATGATAATGGCCAAAACCGTCTACAAAACCAGCTATATAGGATATGGTAAGAGCTTTTAGCTTCCAGATACAGTCCCATTTGAATTATAGTTTGGTTGTTGTTCCTAATATACCACAATGTAGGATAATCAATTTATTAGTCAGATTACCAGGCCCTTCAAATATGGCTATCTGATtttttagttacattttatttattaaaatttattaggaacaataaaaaacatatTAGTTAAATTATATGGTCATGTGATTGAACTTACTTGCCATTGTGTTGTGTTGCAGTTATGCGTCCAACTGTCGAGAAATAACCCCAACAGATGGGTGCTTTTTGTGGAAGCGAAATGTTGGCTCTCGGGTGCCAGCGCACCCTATATGCGCatttttaataatttcagaaaagaTTAAAAAATCCGAATCTTTTTGGCATCAAATATGATCAAGTATTGTACTCATATAAAAAGCTTGGCCAACGAATGATTCCTGTTGACTTCAGGGCAAGAAAAACAAATTTATGATGCCAATATAGCAAAAACAATACTTTGTATACAGCGGTTTTTGGCAAATCTCTGACCTAGGATACAATGAAAATCATTCCCTCGTGAATCTTTTTATACGAGTACAATGCTTGATCATGTTTGATTCAATAAGTTTCGGAATTTTATGATTTCCTTTTAATTACTAAATTAATTTTGAATATAGGGGGCTGGCACCCGAGAGCACAAGTGTATTTCTCGTTTATTGTTTTCATTCTTACTGCCAACATGGGAATTTATAGAAATGTTCATTAAAAGGGATAAAGACCTCAACACATGATCTATTCTCTAGCATAAATATTATTTGTGAGCTTTCTAGAAAATGGTGGAGACAAGGAACCATATTTGCTATGCTTGGTTTACCAAGTCTTGAACCTAGCAACAATCTTGTCACTGCTACATTTGAGAGATGTTTTTCGACCATGAGAATTGTAAATATATTtgctctacacacacacacacagagagagagagagtaatgatGCGGTCATGAAAGAATATTGGGGCCTATTTGGAAGGGTCACGCTACTCGTCGGCTGGCGGATCTTTCTAAAAGATCCGCCGCCTCGGCAACTTTTAGATCCAGAGCGATGAAAAATCAGATGGAACGTCCATACCATGCAACATGGGCAGTGTTGCAGAATTCTTTGCAACAAAGCTTATTACATTGCAGAAACCTTTTGCGACATAGGTGAATGATTTTTTTTCTTCACTATTTTTGCAACATGGGTGTTGTCTTGGAAGAAAATTCGCAACACAGGTAATGTTGCACAAATTTACAGTTTTTTTTGTCTTTAATTTTTTTTTGCAACATGGATTTTGTTGCAGAAGGCAATTTTGTAATACATATGATGTTGCAGAATGTTTTTTGTAAAAAAAAGAGACATGTAAATGACACATCACACACAGAAGAAGTGGCGGATCACTCCGGTGAGATCCGCCAGCTGAAGGCAAGCGCTTTCCTATTTTGAATGTAATGCTCTTAATTTTAGGCACAATTGCACAAGTCTATTTAATATGTCACTAGGTGATTTTTTTTATCGAGATCCACTCTCTATAATTTGCCACCGCTAATAATATTTGCTTCCACAACTTAGAGTTCAGTATACTTTATTGCTCAAGTACATTCAACTAATATCTCAAGTGAAACACTTTATTTTGGGGAGCACTTCTACTGGACATATTAGACATTTTTCATCGCTGAGTATATTACTTTTATGTATAATATTACTTGATATTCACACGCATAATGCACACGTGGACACCCGGACGTTTTCACCCCAAGTCCGGGCCATTGATCAACTTTGTGAATGGCACCAAGACCGCCAATTCTCGGACATCATAGCATAACCCGAGTATTGATGTTAATAGTTTTGACTATCCTGAGCTCCCTCCTGTTAGCAGATTATTTTTCTGACGTATTAAAAACAGCGGACTTATTTCTAAACACTGTTAACATTGTAAAGCTAAAGTGAAAGAGTAATGCTAGACACACGGGCTTTTACAGGGGATTTACTTAGTGGTTAGGATTTGATTGGTTGAGGTTTAATTAAGTGAGGCTGGCCCATCACTTGAAATTAGGAGGAGCCAATTAGAGGAGGGAAGGCAATGAGTCCGTGAAAGTCCGTTGTTCCTTTGCCCGTGAGTCTAGTATTATCGACAGTGAAACAAAAATGCTACATCGACGGGCATATTACGGATTTACGGGCCATCAAGAATTGACGACTCGAAAGCCAAAACTAACCCAATAGAACCATGTAAGAGTCCGTGCATGTAGCATTGCCCAAGTGAAAACCCCGGTCACGGCAGCCCAGCTCTATATAAACCGCGCTGGCTCACTAACTTCATGCATCCAGAGTCCACCAATTTTTGTTTCGAGCGGCGCCGCGATGGAGTCACACGCCGTTCCTAGCGAGCAGCCCGCGTACAAGCCGCTGCCATCCACCGCCAACGAGGACGCCCATGAGCACCAGGGCGGCGGCGTGAGGTGGCGCGCGTGCGCTGCCGTGCTGGCGGCCTCGGCCGTGGTGCTCGTCGCCGCCACCACGCTAGGAAGAGGAGCCAGGGTGGACGAGGACGCCGGCGGGTTCCCGTGGAGCAACGAGATGCTGCAGTGGCAGCGAGCCGCGTTCCATTTCCAGCCGGAGAAGAACTTCATGAGCGGTACGTGACTAGTTCGTTTTCAGATTCAAATTCCGTTTGTGTTTCTCTGGCGTGGTTTGATCCACAAACTGATGTTGCTGTCTTTGCTTTCTgtttgccggcggcggcgggctacTCCGGCGACATGCAGATCCCAACGGTACGTTAGTGCTCACTGACTGAAACGGAGATTCCACGTGGCATATATGAAAGTTGGATAAAATATACTACTACATGAGTAGAAGAACACAATAACGTGGTCTTCCTTCCCAAAATACGATACAAAATTATAAGGCATATATATTCTCAAAATCTCAAAAATATATTATAAGGCATATTTTTTGTGTCCTAACTCCTAACTCACTTTGTTAAGTTTAACCATGTTTAAAAAAACTCAACAGCGCTGCAGTACCAAGTCAGTATATCAGTGGATCCAGTGCGAATAATGATTTTATTGAAAACTTATATGCCCTGTATTTTTAAACAAACAGGGCTGAAATTATTTGACCAATACATATGTTTTCTGAACCTCACCCAAAGGAATGGATGAAATTTCTTCCGAATTGAAAGCCGAAACCATGCATTTTTATAGCTACCCAAAGAAACATATGTGAAAATTGAGTTGGTGATCTAAACATGAGGTGGTCAAGGAGGGCAACAAGGACTGATTTGATTGATCTGATTAAGCACTCATTGCAGGTCTGGTATACTACCGTGGATGGTACCACCTGTTCTACCAGTACAACCCGAAGGGCATCGCCTGGGCCTTTGGCATTTTGTGGGGCCATGCCGCGTCCCGAGACCTCGTCCACTGGCGCCAACTCCCATTGGCTGTGCTTCCTGACCAGTGGTATGACATTCAAGGTGTCTTGTCAGGCAGCATCACTGTGCTTCCTAACGGCACGCTCATCATGCTCTACACTGGTGCCACCAATGTCTCCACCGTCGAGGTCCAGTGTGTTGCCGTGCCCGAAGACCCAAACGACCCCCTCCTCCGCCGCTGGACCAAGCACCCCGCTAACCCCGTCCTCTCCTCGCCACCGTGGATCAGCACCAACGACTTCCGAGACCCCACCTCCGCGTGGTATGATGGCTCTGATCACACATGGCGCACCGTCCTCGGGTCCAAGGATGATCACAATGGTCACCATGCCGGCATCGCCTTCATGTACAAGACTAAGGACTTCCTTCACTATGAGCTCGTCCCTGGCATCTTGCACCGCGTCGAGAACACCGGCGAGTGGGAGTGCATCGACTTCTACCCAGTCGGTGGCGACGACAACTCATCACAAGTGTTATACGTGCTCAAGGCGAGCATGGACGACGAACGACATGACTACTACTCGCTGGGGAGGTATGACGCGGCGGCAAACACGTGGACGCCAGTGGACCCCGAGGCCGACTTGGGGATCGGGCTGAGGTACGACTGGGGCAAGCTTTATGCATCCAGCTCATTCTATGATCCGGTGAAGCGGCGGCGCATTATGATGGGTTATGTCGGTGAGGTCGACTCCGTGCAGGCCGACGTCGCCAAAGGATGGGCCTCAATCCAGGTATATATCTATCTGTCTATACTATACATCGATAGCATATGATTGTTTTATGATCTTGCGGCCATCATCATTGGTTCATTATGCATGTTTACTATTTAGATAGATCAACGCATTGCCTCTTGAAATTGCTGCAGTTGTTAAATCAGTGCAATTGCAATGTTGCAAGCATTCTTCTCCGGTATGCAACATACATGCATGCTTAAATGTTGATGCCTGCATGGCTGATTGGCTGCGAAAAATGGACCTATACGTAGGCCGCGCCGGCACCCGGCGGAAACATGTTAACCACATTTTCAATATATGTCTAGTTTTTTTTTTGCATCGAATTGGGTCTTTATTCAAAGAAATAACAGCTGGTTACAATCTGCCCATAGGCTGCTGATGAGAAAATTCAGGGCTTTGATCAAGCCAACTGTATATACTCTCCAGCGTGCTGCGTACAAGCACGCTGAGCACATTGGTGGGCCGGAAAATTAAGGTCTCTACTAACATGAAGAAAAACTAGGCACTATAGTCTCCAATTCTTGTAAGATAGGCGCCGCAATCGAACGTGAATTGTGGCGCGAGTTCCAGAGGGTGACGAGATCCAAGCAGTCAACCTCCATGATCACACATGTGAAAACCCATGTAGTTGGGCGAAGATCACCCCTTCTCGAAGGGCCAGCAGCTCAGCCACGAATGGGTCCGAGACTCCTGGCAGGGGTTTACACCATGCTCCCAGGAATGCAAGCATCACTGTACTAGTATTCTTTTCCAACCACTGTCATGCAAAGACAAAACCTTTTCCAACTAATAATATACTAGTTTTTTTTAATTTACCCTCATAGTTGGTGCAAGAAGCTTAAATATTATTCACTTAATGATCGACAGGCCGTCCGCTTGAATTTCTGGAGCAATTTTTGAAGTTCGTTATGTGAAGCCTTTGGCACCATTTTTTGTTCGTGTGGTGATTTCACCAGTAGAAAATCAgttttgttcatttttttagttCTTGATTGATGTCAGTGTGCACTCATGAGCTTAACTAATTAACTACGTGCGTGCAGTCAGTTCCAAGGACGGTGGCTCTGGATGACAAAACCAGGACAAACCTCCTCTTATGGCATGTGGAGGAGATCGAGACCCTTCGCCTCAATGCCACCGAACTAAGCGACATCACCATCGAAACTGGCTCTGTCTTCCATGTCCCTCTCCGCCAAGCTGATCAACTCGACATCGAGGCCTCCTTCCGCCTTGACGCTTCTGCTATCACTGCCCTCAATGAGGCCGACATCGGCTACAACTGCAGCAGCAGCGGTGGTGCTGCCTCCCGCGGTGCGCTTGGCCCCTTTGGCCTCATCGTCCTCGCATCCAGCGACCGTTGTGGTGAGCAGACGGCGGTGTACTTCTATGTGTCCAGGGGCCTCGACGGGGCCCTTCAGACCAGTTTTTGCCAAGACGAGTCACGTTCTTCACGAGCCAGGGACGTGACGAAGCGGGTGGTGGGAAGCACGGTACCAGTGCTAGATGGTGAGGCTTTGTCGATGAGGGTGCTTGTGGACCACTCCATTGTGCAGAGCTTTGCGATGGGCGGGAGGTGCACAGTGACATCACGGGTGTATCCTATGGAGGCGATCTATGAGGCGGCAGGGGTGTACCTGTTCAACAATGCCACCAACAGCAGTGTGATGGCGGAAAGACTTGTCGTGCACGAGATGGACTCCGCACCCAACGAGATCATCACGGATGATAAATATTTGCATTTTGAATGAAGATCTTGTGTACCAACAGTGACCACCAAAGTATTGGATCAAAGAATCCCAGGGAAGGATAAGACATATCCAAATAATTTTACACGCCCTCGTCGGGGCTGAAACATGTACATTGGACTATTTTGTTTTCCATTCATGACACTTTGAACAATAAATATCCCTCGATATCTGGTTATTGAGGTCATCCAGTTTTTTGGGGGGCGGGAAAAAGGGATAAATAGCTAGTAGTAGTGCGGGTGCCCACGCTACTACTACGGCACTATAGCTAATTGTTAGTAGTAGCGTTGGTGCCACCCGTGCTAATACTAcgtctgttagtagtagcgcgggtgccacccgcgctactactaattatctTTAGCGGGTTTTATACCCGacgctactactattactttcaaaaacaaaaaaatctcGATCCCATGCGTGCTGTCAATGGCAGCAGTGGTTCGATCCAGCGACGGTTGGGGTCGCCGGAGGCATGAACAGGCAGCGGCAGACCAGATCCGACGGTGGCTGTTGGAGAGGGCCCGCTTCTATGGAAGAGCAAGGTAGCAGCAtggggctcctcttcccgaccatgccagatagctcctggtcgtccatggcgacgacctgcacgggcatggacatgggagggtgagtcaaactagagggagagagagaaaaagaaaaccaagggagagaggaaggagatggagggaCCAGCAGGGCTGGTCACCGGTGGTGAGGTACTCCGGCATTGTGGTGCGAGGCGGCGGCCTCCTAGACGCCGAcggaagaccggcgagctcctagacgccggtggcgcgaggaggcGGCCTCTTTCGGTGCCATGGAGGAGGACGGGcgcatgggcaagaggtccatgtgagagcgtatggagagagagagaggagaaagtggcggaagagaggagggatttgggggaggagatggggatttcAGGGCTGTTAAAAACACTGTACTTAGTGGTAgagaggggtataaacccgcgctactactatcaacttagtagtagcgcgggtttataccccttgctactactatgGCATTGTCCCGGGGGCATAGTATAGACCACTTAGTAGTatcgagggttataaacccgcgctactagtaagtggcagtagcgaggggtataagcgcgcgctactagtaagcgtctacctataagcttttccctagtagtgggagcgGGGCGATTTCGCAGATCCCTAGAACCATCACCAATAATCCATTTTATTCTATGTCTATATATTTGTGTAAACACTATGAATACTTAAATTTCACATCACCATTATTCAGAATAGTATGTTACTACTTTCAACAAGTAGACATCAATTCAAATACACATTTCCCGAGTTTAAATTTTAGGAAAAAATCTATATCAAACAGGTGACATATAGTTTAAATAAAATATACAGCTCAAACATACAACATCACCCACTCCTATTCCCACTTCCactcacaaccccccccccccttctttgaTGCTAGAATTTTTGCTTTCGCCAACTCCAAATACTTCATTTGCCTTGTAACAAGCCCAATTGGGTTCATGAACATGATATTGAATTCTTGCACCATCTTCTTAGCCTTCACTTCATCTCCAAAATACTTTTAACTTCTCTTCTTCAATTGTCGTCTTGCAGTCCTCACATTCTACCTTGTGCTTCTCCACAACCTTGACCTCCAACTACCTTGCTTCCTTATCTTATTTTCTCTCTGCCTCCAACTCCTATATTGCTATTATCTCTTTGACCGATGtcttgaagaaactccattcttTTGATTATACTTCTCACCCACCTCACAGGCGGCCCCCTTTTGATATTGATGACCACCgattagctctgataccactttggccttccccttcatcatcatcatcgacatcagCATTATTTATGAAGCTCTGCAGTAGATGGTGATTTAGCCTTCTTCTTAGCTAGAAGAGATTTATTGTATCTTTATACTTCTCATTGTGTTGGAGTAATGCCAAACAATGGACCATGACAATTACCCTTGCCCTCGGCTCCCTCTGTTTATACAACTATTGGTGTAGTTGAGGTCCAAAGCTAAACATTTTTTAGGAAATTAGGTGCAAACCTTTTTTTTCAGATAGGATACTCACTAGCATTTACTCCTTCATTCACTTGGCTTGGCACATTTAACTTGGGTGACACAACCTGCACACCAATCGCGTTTGGACGATATTGTCACATTTCGATGAAAGTGCTTGACAATGCACTTCCAATAAGTCTTCATGTTTTGATCGGTCCCTTCTACTGAATCGAAGCTTACAGTCTCCTGTGACATGACCACTGAGGTACCCCCTCCCCCGTCGAGTAGTTGGTCAACCTTCcccattttcttctttgttgtagAGGCATCCTTGACGACACTATCATCAACTTCCCTAAATGAACTGGACAACGAAATGTCGTCTATGATGAAGGACTCATTCAACATTTCGAGGTATGATTGATCACTACACATATAGAAAATGAACTATTTTTATCCATCATCATCCATACTTTGAAAAATTGCACCGAATTTAATTCATTTAGCATCAACAAATAAAAAAAGGGCAGCCCgatgcatgtagctcccgcttgcgcagggtccggagAAGGGTCCGACCAATTGGGTCTATAGTacacagcctttccctacattttcTGTAAGAGCATGTTTCCAGGACTTCAACCCGTGACCTCAACAAATGAAATAAAAAAAACCTTTCTGACGTTTGCTCGAAGTTTCCAGGGCGTCGTACTCATCCTTCTTATACAACGTTGCAGCAACAAGAGTTGCGAAGGTGAAGGCTGCCTGATATGGCGCGTAGaaagggggaggaggtggtggaacgGTGAAGGGACAGGAGATAATGCGACCACCGTGGTCCTCAAAATCTTTGATGGTGCGGTGGATCCGCCGATGCCTCCCTCTCTCCCCAACAACAGAGGCAGGGCGCGGGCCGGCGGCTAGTTCCGGTGGTAGACCGAGGCCTATACATTGTTGCAACGTGGGACACAAGGGCAGGGGGTAGTCGACTGTGCGACAGGGTCGGCGCGCAGATAGACGAAGAGCGCCAAAGAGGGAAGGGCCAAAGGGAAGTGGTGCAACCATCCACGTCGACACTCTTGCGGAGGTTCGTTGAGGAAAGATGGTGGCACGGTGGCGGAGATAGGATCAACGCGGACAGAAATCATGTTGTTTCTTCGGGTATCTCTTCCTCTATAAGTGGAGAGTTAGGGTGTTCTTTTATGACCACTATAAAAAAAGGGAAACCTGAGCTATTAGAGGATATTTTTTTAGCTTAACCAACCCTGCACCAGAAATTTGTTGGGGATAGTGGAGCAACCGGAAATTTCTCTTATTATGAAGCAGACCAGGCCAAATTTCCCATTACATTTGCAGCAAAACGCTACTGGGCATCTCACTTGCACATCGAGAACTCACATCTAGAGAACCACATGCCTATGCATCTTCACATCCTCAGTGACTACCGCGGTGAGCAGTGAGCATTTCCTTAACTATTTGGCACAACGGGCGTCAATGAGGAGGTCTCGAATGGGACCTCCCATTTTGTCCAGTACGCGCACCGAAGACGCGAGACGCGCACTCCACGCTCGTGAATTTGAAAGAAAATTGAAATTTCAATCAATGTCATGATGTTTTAAAATGTTCATAGAATTCAGAAAAAATtcgtgaatttcaaaaattgttcgcaaattTCAGAAAGTTCATGAATTGAAAAAATGATTGCTGATTTAGaacatgttcatgaattcaaaaaatgttcatgcattttcaAAAAGTTTGTCAAAAAAATATTATTAATGAATTTAAAAAATTCTTCCAaactttcaaaaattgttcactgaTTAATAAATTTTTCAAGATTTccgaaaatgttcatgatttcaaataaAGTTCAATAAtctaaaaatgttcactatttcaagacaatgttcatgaatttggaaaatgtCCATGATTTtcaaaagtgttcatgaatttctAGAAAATGTTCATGTCTTTAAAAATATACATGCTTTCTAAAACAATTCATGATTTCGGAAAATGTTCAAGAATTGAAAATAAATTATCAAAATAAGTAAGTAAAATAATAAAAACTAAAGTAAATCGGAAGGAaatgaaaaactaaaaaaatatgaGAAACAAATAATTAACAATTCAAAATTTAGAAAATGTAAAAATGGAGAATAGAAAAAAAAAGGCTAGATGAAAAGTAAAAAACCAGGAAAAAGCATTAAAAAAATCTGGTTCACAGAGTTCTAGAGAACCTTTCAATAGCTGGTCAAAATATGTTGAAATGTGCCGGATCATACACTGGAGAGGTGTAGTGCTCGCGTGCTCGCTAGGTCGCTAACAAGCGACCTATTTGAAGCATTCTGCGTCAAACGGACGTACCTTCGCACAGGATGCGCGTgaacgggccggcccattaataTTAACTCGCGCCAGCAAAATTTCGTAAAAATAAAATTGCGCCAGAGCTGGAATTGGAACTGCAGCCCTCCCGCGTTTGCAAGCGCCTTGATAGCCACCACACTCACTGAACTGTCGTGGTGAATATTTGGCTCGAAGATAATGACCTAAAAACAGCGGTGTAAATTGAGCATTACTTAAAAACTGtaaacaattttttgaaattatgaataCTTTTTTATATACGTGTACCAAATTTAAAATATCTGAACATCTTTTGAAGCTGTGAATAAATTTTAAATTCCTGAAGATTTTTTGAATGTATAAAAAAACTTGAAAAATTGTAGATCTTTTGAAAATCCAAACAATTTTCTATAACGCGAACATTAATTTACAGAACATTTTTTTTCTAAGACATGAATAATTTTCCAAATTCAAGAATATAATTTGacaatgcaaacattttttaaattggtGAACAAAAATTAAAAACAGGTACATCTTTTGAAATGCAGAACAAAATTTTGAATTTGAGAACAATTTGAAAATCCTGATGATTTTTTGTATacgtgaacaaaaatttgaaaatggAAACATTTTATGAAACGTGAACAACTTTTCAAATgccggaacattttttgaaaagataaaaaattttgaaattggtgaacatattttgaaaacagGTACAACTTTTGAAAGAAGAACAAATTTTTGAACCTGgtctcaaaataatgaatggattgagctgaaatttggtggaggatggttatttgggcataggaaaacaCTGTAGAAAATGGACACATTTGGACATgacaaagtggtacttccttcacaatgttgttctctggacagaaacttcggaaaactagtgagagaaattggctaaATGAAATGAACTCAAATTTGGTGTACAtaggcatatagaatatgtggcaaaaattcaactcattaggatatgcagagctagtacttctttcacaaaggttctaggtggacaaaaactttggaaatttgccgaagaAGATTTACTGGGTAAATgaagctgaattttgtcatgaggcaatgatttgggtaggaaagagtgcccaaaattttgagggcaatcaagaatatacaAATAGcacttcctgaaggaaatatgccctagaggcaataataaagttattatttatttcctcatatcatgataaatgtttattattcatgctagaattgtatgaaccggaaacataattcatgtgtgaatacatagacaaacataatgtcactagtatgcctctacttgactagctcgttaatcaaagatggttaagtttcct from Triticum aestivum cultivar Chinese Spring chromosome 4A, IWGSC CS RefSeq v2.1, whole genome shotgun sequence harbors:
- the LOC123088582 gene encoding sucrose:sucrose 1-fructosyltransferase gives rise to the protein MESHAVPSEQPAYKPLPSTANEDAHEHQGGGVRWRACAAVLAASAVVLVAATTLGRGARVDEDAGGFPWSNEMLQWQRAAFHFQPEKNFMSDPNGLVYYRGWYHLFYQYNPKGIAWAFGILWGHAASRDLVHWRQLPLAVLPDQWYDIQGVLSGSITVLPNGTLIMLYTGATNVSTVEVQCVAVPEDPNDPLLRRWTKHPANPVLSSPPWISTNDFRDPTSAWYDGSDHTWRTVLGSKDDHNGHHAGIAFMYKTKDFLHYELVPGILHRVENTGEWECIDFYPVGGDDNSSQVLYVLKASMDDERHDYYSLGRYDAAANTWTPVDPEADLGIGLRYDWGKLYASSSFYDPVKRRRIMMGYVGEVDSVQADVAKGWASIQSVPRTVALDDKTRTNLLLWHVEEIETLRLNATELSDITIETGSVFHVPLRQADQLDIEASFRLDASAITALNEADIGYNCSSSGGAASRGALGPFGLIVLASSDRCGEQTAVYFYVSRGLDGALQTSFCQDESRSSRARDVTKRVVGSTVPVLDGEALSMRVLVDHSIVQSFAMGGRCTVTSRVYPMEAIYEAAGVYLFNNATNSSVMAERLVVHEMDSAPNEIITDDKYLHFE